A genome region from Bradysia coprophila strain Holo2 chromosome X unlocalized genomic scaffold, BU_Bcop_v1 contig_98, whole genome shotgun sequence includes the following:
- the LOC119070578 gene encoding TRAF3-interacting protein 1 yields MTEVDPDTIKKTQTTLGKYVKKPALTEKLLNKPPFRFLHDIITSVIQSSGYLDGLFEPNEMVSANIKDKEAKISFLQKVIDVVKISTKENVNAKPSKIVAGQEPERTNELLQLIGLALSKKISSTEAVKMVRNNEIPKASKNSTTKPSKVSKQSSIDSVKTKSKSSDDTKTSMLKDNNKINQKVKETKDKNNERQLKERTKDKETKPSRDAKKPTKEVKGSEKIRPEKVKAINGTEVKKSSTKIIKEEPKEKVPKETISKVDSVPEITQLDKVNEVVINSNDADDLQKSFEPEIVSVQIQSGLSKTNNDQDVAETVINGDIMEKRKSADRSDRKVERIASEEKDSNEIHETASNVNGEPDVPALTSNGDNLVEQNGIAQDGEKGENEPKSSRKVSSKKDKENVNVNDTTRTVQKTITSRNNSTEAADTPSLPRPRTSLRPPSVRPASARPGAPRRRDRNVEIVLQPDGNMPKPGVNIKIDPLNVELDDDGENLVIIEDSSNQMNDSKYGADVLNENDEEQQGHLVQQILETQKEFLKIDEESSEKRRTEAEWDLNNSHQRQTSAKQMDSLRDSIQKLTRSINPLGKLMDFLQEDVDSMQMELSMWKNSYESTKLELKREEGLTETAIEPLRLQLAHIESDIKDQIEIMDLARVDIMENEEKILKLLTEM; encoded by the exons ATGACTGAAGTTGATCCAGATACCATCAAGAAAACCCAGACCACACTCGGCAAATATGTGAAGAAACCGGCCCTAACCGAAAAATTACTGAATAAACCACCGTTCCGTTTCTTGCATGACATTATTACATCG GTCATACAAAGTTCTGGATATCTTGATGGTTTATTCGAGCCAAATGAAATGGTTTCTGCGAATATTAAAGACAAAGAGGCGAAGATTTCGTTTTTGCAGAAAGTGATAGACGTAGTTA AGATTAGCACTAAGGAAAATGTGAATGCGAAACCATCAAAAATTGTCGCTGGACAAGAACCTGAACGAACGAATGAGCTGTTGCAACTGATAGGACTAGCATTGAGTAAAAAAATCAGCAGTACTGAGGCCGTCAAAATGGTtagaaataatgaaattcCTAAAGCAAGTAAAAATTCTACCACGAAACCGAGTAAAGTAAGCAAGCAAAGTTCCATTGATTCGGTGAAGACCAAGTCGAAAAGTAGCGATGACACCAAAACCTCTATGTTGAAagacaacaataaaattaatcagAAAGTGAAAGAAACGAAAGACAAGAACAACGAGAGACAACTGAAAGAACGCACCAAAGACAAGGAAACGAAACCCAGTCGTGATGCTAAGAAACCAACGAAGGAGGTAAAAGGTAGCGAGAAAATAAGACCGGAAAAAGTTAAAGCTATTAATGGTACGGAAGTTAAAAAATCGTCTACTAAAATCATTAAGGAAGAACCTAAGGAGAAGGTTCCAAAGGAGACCATTAGCAAAGTGGACAGTGTTCCAGAAATAACTCAGTTGGATAAAGTAAACGAGGTGGTGATTAACTCAAACGATGCTGATGACctacaaaaatcttttgagCCAGAAATTGTTTCTGTTCAAATCCAAAGTGGTTTAAGTAAGACAAACAATGATCAAGACGTCGCTGAAACTGTTATCAATGGCGATATAATGGAGAAACGGAAATCTGCCGATCGATCTGACAGAAAAGTGGAGAGAATTGCATCAGAAGAGAAAGATAGTAACGAGATTCATGAAACGGCTTCAAATGTCAACGGTGAACCAGATGTACCCGCACTTACTTCGAATGGCGATAATTTAGTTGAACAAAATGGCATTGCTCAGGATGGAGAGAAAGGTGAGAACGAACCGAAATCTTCTAGGAAAGTGTCGTCGAAAAAagacaaagaaaatgtaaatgtaaatgacacaaCACGGACGGTCCAGAAAACTATTACATCTAGAAATAATTCAACTGAAGCTGCTGACACTCCATCCCTTCCCCGACCTCGAACATCGCTACGTCCACCAAGCGTTAGACCAGCTTCAGCAAGACCTGGAGCTCCGAGGCGACGCGACAgaaatgttgaaattgttttacaaCCGGATGGAAATATGCCAAAGCCCGGAgtgaatataaaaattgacCCGTTGAATGTTGAGCTGGACGATGATGGTGAAAATTTGGTTATAATTGAAGATTCGTCAAATCAGATGAATGACAGTAAATACGGAGCCGATGTGCTGAACGAAAACGATGAGGAGCAACAAGGTCATCTAGTGCAACAAATATTAGAAACCCAAAAGGAATTTTTGAAGATTGACGAGGAATCCAGCGAAAAACGACGAACTGAAGCT GAATGGGACTTGAATAACTCTCATCAGCGTCAGACGTCAGCAAAGCAAATGGATTCACTTCGAGATTCAATTCAAAAGTTAACGAGATCCATCAATCCGTTGGGAAAGTTGATGGACTTTTTACAGGAGGATGTTGATTCGATGCAAATGGAATTGTCTATGTGGAAGAACTCATACGAAAGTACGAAATTGGAATTGAAACGTGAAGAAGG TTTAACTGAAACGGCCATCGAACCGCTCCGGCTCCAGTTAGCCCACATAGAATCAGACATCAAAGATCAGATTGAAATTATGGACCTGGCCCGTGTTGATATAATGGAGAACGaggaaaaaattctgaaattacTGACAGAGATGTAA
- the LOC119070583 gene encoding mpv17-like protein 2, whose protein sequence is MNFLQKTITKCYSSRSFSLKQRNNVDKMTNLLFGKYLLATNTLSSGLLMVVGDLISQEIEFRTGTLTERYNWKRSGNMFIVGAVRGPLLHYFYGWLDKTIKVVTLPNVTKKIILDQTIMSPITILAFFYPAGWLEGQSTGTINSELKDKITKTYAMDWCVWPPAQFLNFYYIDPKFRVIYVNFVTIVYNICLSYIKYET, encoded by the exons ATGAACTTCTTGCAAAAAACGATTACCAAATGCTATTCGAGCCGATCCTTTTCGTTGAAACAACGAAACAATGTCgataaaatgacaaatttattgtttggcAAATATCTGTTAGCTACCAATACATTGAGTTCGGGTTTGCTTATGGTTGTTGGCGATTTAATTTCgcaggaaattgaatttcgaacAGGTACCTTAACCGAGCGATACAACTGGAAACGATCAG GGAACATGTTTATTGTTGGAGCAGTAAGAGGACCGTTGCTCCATTACTTCTATGGTTGGTTGGACAAAACGATAAAAGTGGTTACTTTACCGAAtgtaacaaagaaaattattctCGATCAAACCATTATGTCACCAATCACCATACTAGCGTTTTTCTATCCCGCCGGATGGCTTGAAGGACAGAGTACGGGGACGATTAACAGTGAATTAAAGGATAAAATTACAAAGACTTATGCG ATGGACTGGTGCGTTTGGCCTCCagcacaatttttaaatttttactatATTGATCCGAAATTTCGTGTGATTTATGTGAATTTCGTGACCATAGTGTATAACATTTGTCTGTCTTATATAAAGTATGAGACCTAA
- the LOC119070585 gene encoding transcription elongation factor 1 homolog: MGRRKAKNKPPPKRKAIQPLDVQFNCPFCNHEKSCEVKMDKSRNSARITCRVCLEEFQTAINFLSEPIDVYNDWVDACETAN; encoded by the exons ATGGGACGACGCAAAGCGAAAAATAAGCCTCCACCGAAACGGAAAGCTATTCAGCCTTTAGACGTTCAATTTAATTGTCCTTTCTGCAACCATGAAAAATCGTGCgaagtgaaaat GGACAAAAGTCGAAATTCGGCGCGGATAACGTGCCGGGTCTGTTTGGAGGAATTTCAGACGGCAATCAATTTCCTATCGGAGCCAATCGATGTCTACAATGACTGGGTTGATGCGTGTGAAAcagctaattaa
- the LOC119070582 gene encoding mpv17-like protein 2, which translates to MKIFTTLLRKVLQTAGTKPVIPKPVPKVAEGSVFFGKYLLATNTISSGLLMIAGDLLVQEFEYQKGTLKERYDWKRSGKMFIVGSIQGPLHHYFYAWMDKAIKVVSVANVTKKILLDQVILSPVIILAFLYPAGWLNNQSTKECNEETVAKFGKIYAIDWCLWPPSQFINFYYLDPKYRVIYVNFVTMIYNVFLSYIKYEK; encoded by the exons atgaaaatatttaccacGCTTCTACGAAAAGTATTGCAAACAGCTGGTACAAAACCAGTGATACCAAAGCCTGTCCCTAAAGTGGCAGAAGGAAGTGTCTTCttcggaaaatatttgctAGCTACAAATACCATCAGTTCTGGATTATTAATGATAGCTGGTGACTTACTTGTTCAGGAATTCGAATACCAAAAGGGAACGCTCAAGGAGCGATATGACTGGAAGCGATCtg gaaaaatgtttattgtggGAAGCATACAAGGCCCGTTGCATCACTATTTTTATGCTTGGATGGACAAGGCTATTAAGGTTGTTTCTGTGGCAAATGTGACGAAGAAAATACTATTGGATCAGGTGATACTGTCTCCAGTGATTATATTAGCATTTCTATATCCTGCTGGTTGGCTAAATAATCAAAGCACAAAGGAGTGCAACGAGGAAACGGTcgcaaaatttggaaaaatctaTGCG ATTGACTGGTGCCTGTGGCCTCCGTCACAATTCATAAATTTCTATTATCTGGATCCAAAGTACCGGGTGATTTACGTGAATTTTGTTACGATGATTTACAATGTCTTTCTGTCGTACATTAAATatgagaaataa
- the LOC119070581 gene encoding glutathione S-transferase B-like, producing MGKLELGYWNIHGLASPIRFLLEIAGVDFDDKLYTIADQESWAAKKDSLGFTYPNLPYIIDGDVKMSEHLPIMRYISRKHGLAPTTEDEIIISDQTESFVFDIRFRFYMVAYSPAEIFDDKKAEWLTVAYKKFSYLNNLLEKNEYVIGSRLTYVDVYLYDFLLLIRSFEPELITKNANLARFIETVNKHPKVAAYVASDRFKKMSFCAPFSTWNAEM from the exons ATGGGCAAATTAGAACTGGGATACTGG AACATCCATGGACTGGCAAGTCCAATACGTTTTCTTTTAGAAATTGCCGGTGTTGATTTTGACGACAAATTGTATACGATTGCTGACCAAGAGTCATGGGCCGCAAAGAAGGACTCGCTTGGATT TACATATCCAAACCTTCCATACATCATTGATGGAGACGTAAAGATGTCTGAACATCTACCGATAATGCGGTACATTTCACGAAAACACGGATTGGCTCCAACAACGGAAGATGAGATAATCATCAGCGATCAAACCGAATCATTTGTATTTGACATCCGTTTCCGGTTCTACATGGTAGCCTATTCACCGGCTGAGATTTTCGACGACAAGAAAGCCGAATGGTTGACGGTGGCCTACAAGAAGTTTTCTTATTTGAACAATTTACTCGAAAAGAACGAATATGTGATCGGCAGTCGACTAACTTATGTTGATGTCTATCTGTACGATTTTCTACTGTTGATCAGATCATTCGAACCCGAGCTGATTACAAAGAATGCGAATCTGGCCCGTTTCATTGAGACAGTCAACAAGCATCCCAAGGTAGCTGCGTATGTAGCTTCTGACCGATTCAAGAAGATGTCATTCTGTGCTCCATTTTCTACATGGAATGCTGAAATGTAA